The window GTTGAACATCTTGATTGAAGTTTTTAGTACTATTCCTGAAGAGCTTAGCGAAGCATCGCTCTCATTGGGAGCCACCAAATGGCAAACCATTAAGTTCGTATTACTTAAAAAGGCTTTCCCTGGAATAATTTCGGCGCTTGGCTTAGGGCTTTCGCGAGCTTTTGGTGAAACCATAGCAGTTTTAATGGTAGTAGGCAACGTTACCACCATTCCAAAAGGATTGTTCCAACCGGGCTATCCTTTACCTGCCCTCATCGCAAATAATTATGGCGAAATGCTTTCCATCCCCATGTACGATTCGGCATTGATGCTGGCTGCACTGGTGCTGTTTGTTATCATCATCTTTTTCAACTTTGCTTCGCGCATTGCCATCATAAATATAGAAAAAAACGACTAACCTATGTTGCAGCAATTCAGACATACAGAAGAAAAGATTTTCAGGATAATCATGTTTTTATCTACCAGCGTGATAATACTGGCACTTGCCCTGATCATTTTCAGCGTTTTGTATAAAGGTTTGCCTTCTTTAAGCTGGGAGATGATTAGCCAGAAGCCTAAAGGCGGATTTTATTTTGGTAAAGAAGGTGGTATCCTGAATGCCATTGTAGGCTCGCTATACTTAGCCATAGGCTCTACATTTCTGGCATTTATCATCGGCTTGCCAGTAGCCCTTTACATGAATATTCATCTTGTAAAGAGAAAAAAACTGGCAAACACCCTTCGCTTCTTCTTAGATGTAATGTGGGGTGTTCCATCCATCGTTTACGGAGCATTCGGCTTTACGCTGATGATTTTTTTCGGAATAAAGACTTCGCTGCTTGCAGGTATCATAACCGTAACCCTTTTTATCATCCCTATTATGGTACGTGCGATGGACGAAGTATTGAAAACCATTCCAATGGGATTACAGGAAGCATCTTTGTCGCTTGGCTCCACCAAATCAGAAACGGCATACCGGGTCTTTTTTCGTCAGGCTTATAGCGGAATGGTAACTGCCATTCTTCTTTCTTTCGGAAGAGCCATAGGTGATGCCGCTGCGGTACTTTTTACCACGGGATACACCGACAATATCCCTACCGGGTTAAACCAACCTACTGCCACACTGCCACTTTCCATATTTTTCCAACTTGGGTCTCCTTTGGAAGAAGTCAGGGACAGAGCTTTTGCTTCAGCAGTGGTACTTACA is drawn from Lentimicrobiaceae bacterium and contains these coding sequences:
- the pstA gene encoding phosphate ABC transporter permease PstA, translating into MLQQFRHTEEKIFRIIMFLSTSVIILALALIIFSVLYKGLPSLSWEMISQKPKGGFYFGKEGGILNAIVGSLYLAIGSTFLAFIIGLPVALYMNIHLVKRKKLANTLRFFLDVMWGVPSIVYGAFGFTLMIFFGIKTSLLAGIITVTLFIIPIMVRAMDEVLKTIPMGLQEASLSLGSTKSETAYRVFFRQAYSGMVTAILLSFGRAIGDAAAVLFTTGYTDNIPTGLNQPTATLPLSIFFQLGSPLEEVRDRAFASAVVLTFIILVISILARFFSRRYQKHKINF